A genomic segment from bacterium encodes:
- a CDS encoding ribbon-helix-helix protein, CopG family gives MSAAKIAITIDDKLVERIDSLVKKRVFPNRSRAIQEAVFEKLSRLDKSRLAKECLKLDKKFEQELAEVGLSSEVDSWPEY, from the coding sequence ATGTCTGCAGCAAAAATTGCCATCACCATAGATGACAAGCTCGTCGAAAGAATTGATTCACTTGTCAAAAAACGTGTTTTTCCAAACCGGAGCAGAGCAATTCAAGAAGCAGTTTTCGAGAAGTTATCACGTCTAGACAAAAGTCGGCTCGCAAAAGAATGCCTAAAATTGGATAAAAAGTTTGAGCAAGAACTGGCAGAAGTAGGACTATCTTCTGAGGTTGACTCATGGCCCGAATATTAG